The Pelobates fuscus isolate aPelFus1 chromosome 2, aPelFus1.pri, whole genome shotgun sequence genome has a segment encoding these proteins:
- the STX11 gene encoding syntaxin-11: MKDRLAELLEYAKLHDQYVQSCEEDVLSDGSTVFETDHSLEVLYKEIQHIRTENHLMTVDVRRLGKQTTRFLTSMRRLSSIKRDSNSIAKDIKLRGEGIHRKLQSLKAFSEDAENKFGESSVIARVSKSQYMTLTRSFQQAMVEYNEAEMVQRENLKIRIQRQLEIMGKDISGNQIEDMMEQGKWDVFSENLLSDVKVARSALNEIETRHKELLKLETRIKEVHDLFLQMALLVEEQAETLNVVELNMEKVKDYVATAKAQVRQAVEYKKKNPCRKIFCCCFPCCN, translated from the coding sequence ATGAAAGACCGGCTGGCAGAACTGCTTGAATATGCAAAGCTTCATGATCAGTATGTCCAAAGTTGTGAGGAAGATGTCTTATCTGATGGGTCTACAGTATTTGAGACAGACCATTCTTTGGAAGTCTTGTATAAGGAGATACAGCACATCCGGACAGAAAACCACCTGATGACTGTTGATGTAAGACGTTTAGGCAAACAGACCACTCGCTTCCTAACATCAATGCGACGTCTTAGTAGCATCAAAAGAGATTCCAACAGCATTGCCAAAGACATTAAACTGAGGGGAGAAGGAATACATAGAAAACTTCAAAGCCTCAAAGCTTTTAGCGAGGATGCAGAGAACAAGTTTGGAGAGAGCTCTGTGATTGCACGTGTGTCTAAATCTCAGTATATGACCCTTACACGTTCTTTCCAGCAAGCTATGGTTGAATATAACGAGGCAGAGATGGTACAAAGAGAAAATCTCAAGATCCGTATTCAACGTCAGCTTGAGATTATGGGAAAAGATATTTCTGGTAACCAGATAGAAGACATGATGGAACAAGGTAAATGGGATGTTTTCTCTGAGAACCTTCTCTCTGATGTCAAAGTTGCCCGTTCAGCCTTGAATGAAATAGAAACACGGCACAAGGAACTGCTTAAACTTGAAACCCGGATCAAGGAAGTCCATGACCTCTTTTTACAGATGGCCTTACTGGTAGAGGAGCAGGCTGAGACCCTGAATGTTGTAGAGTTAAACATGGAAAAAGTTAAAGATTACGTTGCAACAGCAAAAGCCCAAGTTAGACAAGCAGTTGAATATAAGAAGAAGAATCCCTGCCGGAAGATTTTCTGTTGTTGCTTTCCTTGCTGCAATTGA